A genomic segment from Castor canadensis chromosome 1, mCasCan1.hap1v2, whole genome shotgun sequence encodes:
- the Prr18 gene encoding proline-rich protein 18 isoform X1: MCNKSADKTGFLYFCMQHSVFLCLLFHCLSKVLGDPRGVQGDWHEPLRPEVRLAIGCSSSPRKGSWLPGRWPSLESQQPPPSRRVSSDGCTIRAPYLLPASDGLHLRPVEDTRGSAGAPHASSPPPPPSGTLSPAFNSRSRHQRGRRSPGLGSRDLRERARLLLPRAQPRASRCCGPGGAGTRARSGGGGGARRVRPGHAVRGSPAARERRGGGAFAGAPAVRSGRCGDGPQGTDDPSARRHHAFPADAAAATAARPGSGGPSRAPAAPEVLRAARALAARRGRGEEEEAPREARGAALQLLALGHPEEAAGSARPGPQPCPRQDAAAGPCARPAPGFAGPCGGPGHVRHAPASRPRPQPCGGHLRGDLRGGGGRARRRHALLLEPHPRGHPGHPEAPPGEAAAGAAPQALPFALGRPPAPAGPLSPSQSRRLAEGLRHQRSRRAPGRGPRPPPATPRPAAARGPAGRHARAAARRPASGAQGVATQRAAQVRRRGVRGGGRGAGRGPGAQVHRVAAWCGVGGRRAGPHRAPRLAATPEHPVSCEPGAPARDRTSSWTPAPGGCAYGRPTASSEVHHPRPGHL; this comes from the exons atgtgtaataaatctgcaGATAAGACAGGCTTTCTGTATTTCTGTATGCAACATTCTGTATTTCTGTGTTTACTATTCCATTGCCTTTCCAAGGTGCTGGGGGATCCTCGTGGTGTGCAAGGTGACTGGCATGAGCCCCTGAGACCTGAGGTGCGTCTGGCTATTGGCTGCAGCAGCAGTCCAAGGAAGGGTAGCTGGCTCCCAGGCAGGTGGCCCTCACTAGAATCGCAGCAGCCACCACCAT CGCGCAGGGTCTCCAGCGATGGCTGCACCATCCGGGCGCCCTACCTGCTCCCCGCCTCTGATGGACTTCACCTTCGGCCAGTGGAAGACACGCGGGGGAGCGCGGGGGCGCCGCACGCCAGctccccgcccccgccgcccTCCGGCACTTTGTCCCCGGCATTCAACAGTCGGTCGCGACACCAGCGGGGCAGGCGCAGCCCAGGACTTGGAAGCCGCGACCTCCGCGAGCGCGCCCGGCTCCTCCTCCCCCGCGCCCAGCCCCGCGCGTCTCGGTGCTGCGGCCCGGGCGGTGCCGGGACTCGCGCGCGGTCGGGCGGCGGTGGCGGTGCCCGCAGGGTCCGTCCGGGACACGCAGTCCGGGGGAGCCCGGCCGCACGGGAGCGAAGGGGAGGGGGCGCCTTCGCTGGGGCCCCGGCTGTGAGGAGCGGGAGATGCGGTGACGGGCCGCAG GGGACTGACGATCCGTCCGCTCGGCGGCATCACGCCTTTCCCGCCGatgccgccgccgccaccgccgcccgCCCGGGCTCCGGGGGTCCCAGCCGCGCGCCAGCTGCCCCGGAGGTCCTGCGCGCCGCCCGCGCCCTCGCCGCCCGCCGCGGccggggagaagaagaagaggccCCCCGAGAGGCCCGAGGTGCCGCTCTCCAGCTCCTGGCCCTCGGCCACCCTGAAGAGGCCGCCGGCTCGGCGCGGCCCGGACCCCAGCCCTGTCCCCGGCAGGACGCAGCCGCCGGCCCCTGCGCGCGCCCCGCACCAGGCTTCGCCGGGCCGTGCGGGGGTCCCGGCCACGTGCGCCACGCCCCGGCGAGCCGGCCCCGGCCACAGCCCTGCGGGGGCCACCTTCGCGGGGACCTCCGCGGGGGCGGAGGCCGAGCCCGACGACGCCATGCGCTTCTCCTTGAGCCTCACCCCCGAGGCCATCCTGGTCATCCAGAGGCGCCACCTGGAGAAGCAGCTGCTGGCGCGGCCCCGCAGGCCCTTCCCTTCGCCCTTGGCCGACCCCCGGCGCCCGCTGGCCCCCTGTCCCCGAGCCAGAGCCGCAGGCTTGCGGAGGGGCTGCGCCACCAGCGCTCCCGACGCGCTCCCGGACGCGGGCCTCGCCCGCCGCCCGCTACCCCGCGTCCAGCTGCTGCCCGGGGGCCTGCAGGCCGCCACGCCAGGGCCGCGGCCCGCCGACCTGCGTCCGGTGCTCAAGGTGTCGCTACTCAACGAGCGGCACAAGTACGACGACGTGGAGTACGAGGAGGAGGCCGAGGTGCTGGACGAGGGCCTGGTGCGCAAGTGCACCGAGTGGCTGCGTGGTGTGGAGTCGGCGGCCGCCGCGCGGGACCGCACCGGGCACCTAGACTCGCTGCCACACCTGAGCACCCTGTGAGCTGTGAGCCAGGTGCACCTGCAAGGGACAGGACCTCCTCCTGGACGCCTGCCCCAGGTGGGTGCGCTTATGGGAGACCCACAGCCTCCTCTGAAGTCCATCACCCACGTCCTGGGCACCTGTGA
- the Prr18 gene encoding proline-rich protein 18 isoform X2, protein MCNKSADKTGFLYFCMQHSVFLCLLFHCLSKVLGDPRGVQGDWHEPLRPEVRLAIGCSSSPRKGSWLPGRWPSLESQQPPPSRRVSSDGCTIRAPYLLPASDGLHLRPVEDTRGSAGAPHASSPPPPPSGTLSPAFNSRSRHQRGRRSPGLGSRDLRERARLLLPRAQPRASRCCGPGGAGTRARSGGGGGARRVRPGHAVRGSPAARERRGGGAFAGAPAVRSGRCGDGPQVGVEGARVRSATDGAGAGTKTRPSPSRGLTIRPLGGITPFPPMPPPPPPPARAPGVPAARQLPRRSCAPPAPSPPAAAGEKKKRPPERPEVPLSSSWPSATLKRPPARRGPDPSPVPGRTQPPAPARAPHQASPGRAGVPATCATPRRAGPGHSPAGATFAGTSAGAEAEPDDAMRFSLSLTPEAILVIQRRHLEKQLLARPRRPFPSPLADPRRPLAPCPRARAAGLRRGCATSAPDALPDAGLARRPLPRVQLLPGGLQAATPGPRPADLRPVLKVSLLNERHKYDDVEYEEEAEVLDEGLVRKCTEWLRGVESAAAARDRTGHLDSLPHLSTL, encoded by the exons atgtgtaataaatctgcaGATAAGACAGGCTTTCTGTATTTCTGTATGCAACATTCTGTATTTCTGTGTTTACTATTCCATTGCCTTTCCAAGGTGCTGGGGGATCCTCGTGGTGTGCAAGGTGACTGGCATGAGCCCCTGAGACCTGAGGTGCGTCTGGCTATTGGCTGCAGCAGCAGTCCAAGGAAGGGTAGCTGGCTCCCAGGCAGGTGGCCCTCACTAGAATCGCAGCAGCCACCACCAT CGCGCAGGGTCTCCAGCGATGGCTGCACCATCCGGGCGCCCTACCTGCTCCCCGCCTCTGATGGACTTCACCTTCGGCCAGTGGAAGACACGCGGGGGAGCGCGGGGGCGCCGCACGCCAGctccccgcccccgccgcccTCCGGCACTTTGTCCCCGGCATTCAACAGTCGGTCGCGACACCAGCGGGGCAGGCGCAGCCCAGGACTTGGAAGCCGCGACCTCCGCGAGCGCGCCCGGCTCCTCCTCCCCCGCGCCCAGCCCCGCGCGTCTCGGTGCTGCGGCCCGGGCGGTGCCGGGACTCGCGCGCGGTCGGGCGGCGGTGGCGGTGCCCGCAGGGTCCGTCCGGGACACGCAGTCCGGGGGAGCCCGGCCGCACGGGAGCGAAGGGGAGGGGGCGCCTTCGCTGGGGCCCCGGCTGTGAGGAGCGGGAGATGCGGTGACGGGCCGCAGGTGGGTGTGGAGGGCGCGCGGGTCCGCTCGGCCACAGATGGGGCGGGCGCGGGGACTAAGACCCGCCCTTCTCCTTCCAGGGGACTGACGATCCGTCCGCTCGGCGGCATCACGCCTTTCCCGCCGatgccgccgccgccaccgccgcccgCCCGGGCTCCGGGGGTCCCAGCCGCGCGCCAGCTGCCCCGGAGGTCCTGCGCGCCGCCCGCGCCCTCGCCGCCCGCCGCGGccggggagaagaagaagaggccCCCCGAGAGGCCCGAGGTGCCGCTCTCCAGCTCCTGGCCCTCGGCCACCCTGAAGAGGCCGCCGGCTCGGCGCGGCCCGGACCCCAGCCCTGTCCCCGGCAGGACGCAGCCGCCGGCCCCTGCGCGCGCCCCGCACCAGGCTTCGCCGGGCCGTGCGGGGGTCCCGGCCACGTGCGCCACGCCCCGGCGAGCCGGCCCCGGCCACAGCCCTGCGGGGGCCACCTTCGCGGGGACCTCCGCGGGGGCGGAGGCCGAGCCCGACGACGCCATGCGCTTCTCCTTGAGCCTCACCCCCGAGGCCATCCTGGTCATCCAGAGGCGCCACCTGGAGAAGCAGCTGCTGGCGCGGCCCCGCAGGCCCTTCCCTTCGCCCTTGGCCGACCCCCGGCGCCCGCTGGCCCCCTGTCCCCGAGCCAGAGCCGCAGGCTTGCGGAGGGGCTGCGCCACCAGCGCTCCCGACGCGCTCCCGGACGCGGGCCTCGCCCGCCGCCCGCTACCCCGCGTCCAGCTGCTGCCCGGGGGCCTGCAGGCCGCCACGCCAGGGCCGCGGCCCGCCGACCTGCGTCCGGTGCTCAAGGTGTCGCTACTCAACGAGCGGCACAAGTACGACGACGTGGAGTACGAGGAGGAGGCCGAGGTGCTGGACGAGGGCCTGGTGCGCAAGTGCACCGAGTGGCTGCGTGGTGTGGAGTCGGCGGCCGCCGCGCGGGACCGCACCGGGCACCTAGACTCGCTGCCACACCTGAGCACCCTGTGA